The Nocardioides panzhihuensis genome has a segment encoding these proteins:
- a CDS encoding acyl-CoA carboxylase subunit beta — protein MCPVTDETPAAGLTELHARRFLTTDAARPDKVARWHAKGRRTARENIADLIDPGSFVEYGRFITAAQERRRDLADLVVETPADGIVGGTATVAGRPCAVLSYDYLVMAGTQGMRGHRKSDRLIEIIGRMRLPAVFFTEGGGGRPGDTDIPLVSALDVGSFALWGELEGVVPRIAVVSGRCFAGNAVLAGSADLRIATPDANLGMAGPAMIAGGGLGSFAPEEIGPVKDQTTNGVIDLLVEDEAAAVQAVRAVLAYLEPAADGGEADDQADLRTLLPHNDREAFDVRPVVEALADLDSVTWLREAYAPELVTALARIDGIPVGVVANQSTHLAGAITSEASIKAADFLALCERWGLPVVSLVDTPGFMVGPEAERGGLVRHASRMVVAGAQLSTPLVGVILRRGYGLGAQAMLGGSTHRPLLTVAWPDAHLGPMGLEGAVRLSMATELAAMPEAEREDRVAVLTEEYRKQASALNAARMFEIDDVVDPAETRAIIAATLRRA, from the coding sequence ATGTGCCCCGTGACCGACGAGACGCCCGCCGCCGGACTGACCGAGCTGCACGCCCGCCGCTTCCTGACCACGGACGCGGCACGGCCCGACAAGGTCGCCCGCTGGCACGCCAAGGGGCGGCGTACGGCTCGGGAGAACATCGCCGACCTGATCGATCCGGGCTCGTTCGTCGAATATGGGAGGTTCATCACCGCGGCCCAGGAACGGCGCCGTGACCTGGCCGATCTCGTGGTCGAGACCCCTGCGGACGGCATCGTCGGCGGCACCGCGACCGTCGCCGGGAGGCCGTGTGCGGTGCTGTCCTACGACTACCTGGTGATGGCCGGTACGCAGGGCATGCGCGGGCACCGCAAGTCGGACCGGCTGATCGAGATCATCGGCCGGATGCGGCTGCCGGCCGTCTTCTTCACCGAGGGCGGCGGCGGTCGCCCCGGCGATACGGACATCCCGCTGGTCTCCGCGCTCGACGTCGGCTCTTTCGCGCTGTGGGGCGAGCTCGAGGGCGTGGTGCCACGTATCGCGGTCGTCTCCGGGCGCTGCTTCGCCGGCAACGCGGTGCTCGCCGGCTCCGCCGATCTCCGCATCGCCACCCCCGACGCCAACCTCGGCATGGCCGGCCCGGCGATGATCGCCGGCGGCGGGCTCGGGAGCTTCGCGCCGGAGGAGATCGGCCCCGTCAAGGACCAGACCACCAACGGCGTCATCGACCTGCTCGTCGAGGACGAGGCGGCAGCCGTCCAGGCCGTACGTGCCGTCCTGGCCTACCTCGAGCCGGCCGCCGATGGCGGCGAGGCCGACGACCAGGCCGACCTGCGTACGCTTCTCCCCCACAACGACCGCGAAGCGTTCGACGTACGCCCTGTCGTCGAGGCGCTCGCCGACCTCGACTCGGTCACGTGGCTTCGCGAGGCGTACGCACCGGAGCTGGTCACCGCGCTGGCGCGCATCGACGGGATCCCGGTCGGCGTGGTCGCCAACCAGTCCACCCATCTCGCCGGCGCGATCACCAGCGAGGCATCGATCAAGGCCGCCGACTTCCTCGCCCTCTGCGAGCGCTGGGGCCTACCGGTGGTCTCGCTGGTCGACACCCCGGGGTTCATGGTCGGACCCGAGGCCGAACGCGGCGGCCTGGTCCGGCACGCATCCCGGATGGTCGTCGCCGGCGCTCAGCTGTCGACGCCGCTGGTCGGGGTGATCCTGCGGCGTGGCTACGGCCTCGGCGCGCAGGCGATGCTCGGCGGAAGCACCCATCGTCCCCTGCTCACCGTCGCCTGGCCCGACGCCCACCTCGGGCCGATGGGCCTGGAGGGCGCCGTACGCCTCTCCATGGCCACCGAGCTCGCCGCGATGCCCGAGGCGGAGCGGGAGGACCGGGTGGCGGTGCTCACCGAGGAGTACCGCAAGCAGGCCAGTGCTCTCAACGCGGCCCGGATGTTCGAGATCGACGACGTCGTCGACCCCGCCGAGACCCGCGCGATCATCGCCGCGACGCTGCGCAGGGCCTAG
- a CDS encoding nitroreductase: MPDPHDAATTLAGLLDERWTCRQFLADQVPRETIERLLALGQRTPSWCNTQPWQVVVTSGEATDRFRKELLEHVLSQPAAPDFEFPVAYIDAYRERRRACGFQLYDSVGIVKGDTDGTLRQGLRNFEFFDAPHVAIITTEADLGVYGAIDCGLYVNTFLLGAQSLGLAAAPQAALASYSPFLREYFGIPDNRRVVVGISFGYADLDHPVNGFRTSRAALADTVTWHTS; the protein is encoded by the coding sequence ATGCCCGATCCCCACGACGCCGCCACGACGCTGGCGGGCCTGCTCGATGAACGTTGGACCTGCCGCCAGTTTCTGGCCGACCAGGTCCCGCGAGAGACGATCGAGCGTCTGCTTGCGCTGGGGCAACGCACCCCGTCGTGGTGCAACACCCAGCCGTGGCAGGTCGTCGTCACGAGCGGCGAAGCCACGGACCGGTTCCGCAAGGAGCTCCTCGAGCACGTACTAAGCCAGCCCGCTGCCCCGGACTTCGAGTTCCCGGTCGCCTACATCGACGCGTACCGCGAGCGCCGCCGCGCGTGTGGCTTCCAGCTCTACGACAGCGTCGGTATCGTCAAGGGTGACACCGACGGGACCCTGCGCCAAGGCCTGCGCAACTTCGAATTCTTCGATGCCCCGCACGTCGCCATCATCACCACGGAGGCTGACCTCGGCGTGTACGGCGCGATCGACTGCGGCCTCTATGTCAACACCTTCCTGCTCGGCGCCCAGAGCCTGGGCCTGGCCGCCGCGCCCCAGGCCGCACTCGCGTCGTACTCACCGTTCCTGCGCGAGTACTTCGGCATCCCCGACAACCGTCGCGTCGTCGTGGGCATCTCGTTCGGGTACGCGGACCTCGACCACCCGGTCAACGGCTTCCGCACGTCCCGAGCCGCACTCGCCGATACCGTCACCTGGCACACCAGCTGA
- a CDS encoding winged helix-turn-helix transcriptional regulator, with the protein MRYEELAEEPCSITRPLVVLGDRWTLVLLKQAFAGVRRFNAFKDAMGISRSRLQDRLDRLVEHDILVKQKAADGPHEEYRLTEKGFDLYPVLMAIRDWGDAYMAPGGQPVRYLHRECTGEAHVRLACDACDETITARDVTVALGPGLTG; encoded by the coding sequence GTGCGCTACGAAGAGCTCGCCGAGGAGCCCTGTTCGATCACCCGGCCGCTGGTCGTCCTGGGGGACCGCTGGACGCTGGTCCTGCTCAAACAGGCCTTCGCGGGCGTGCGGCGTTTCAATGCGTTCAAGGACGCAATGGGCATCTCCCGCAGCCGGTTGCAGGATCGGCTCGACCGTCTTGTCGAGCACGACATCCTGGTCAAGCAGAAGGCGGCCGACGGACCGCATGAGGAGTACCGGCTGACCGAGAAGGGATTCGACCTGTACCCGGTGCTGATGGCGATCAGAGACTGGGGTGACGCCTACATGGCACCTGGGGGCCAGCCGGTGCGCTACCTGCATCGCGAGTGCACGGGGGAGGCCCATGTCCGACTCGCCTGCGACGCCTGCGACGAAACCATTACCGCACGCGATGTCACGGTGGCGCTGGGGCCGGGCCTCACTGGCTAG
- a CDS encoding AzlD domain-containing protein, with product MTLSSDQIWVLIIACAVLTAVIKGFGPVLLGGRVLPGWFDRVVVLMAPALLSALVVTAVLADGRTWSVGAHTVGVAVAGVMLWRRLPLVLCVAVAVGLTALLRMW from the coding sequence ATGACCCTGTCCTCGGACCAGATCTGGGTCCTCATCATCGCGTGCGCCGTGCTCACCGCCGTCATCAAGGGGTTCGGGCCAGTGCTTCTCGGGGGTCGAGTGCTGCCGGGCTGGTTCGACAGAGTGGTCGTGCTGATGGCGCCCGCACTGCTCAGTGCGCTGGTCGTCACCGCGGTCCTGGCCGACGGACGTACGTGGTCGGTCGGCGCCCACACCGTCGGCGTGGCCGTGGCCGGCGTGATGCTATGGCGACGCCTACCACTGGTGCTGTGCGTCGCGGTCGCCGTCGGCCTGACTGCCTTGCTGCGGATGTGGTGA
- a CDS encoding cytidine deaminase codes for MTATPALLDATVDECKKLIANRFAADDSRGAAAVLLDDGTILTGTSPDFLNSSTTLCHEAEPYCAAFRLDRKIIASVCLHRFEDGRHVVLSPCGICRERLAGHGPDVLVAVPHSSDGSEIHWITLRVALPHYWLTVIPEEASAWVQNNVDS; via the coding sequence GTGACCGCTACCCCCGCCCTGCTCGATGCCACTGTCGACGAGTGCAAGAAGCTCATCGCAAACCGGTTTGCCGCAGACGATTCACGCGGCGCCGCCGCGGTGCTCCTCGACGACGGCACGATCCTGACGGGCACGAGCCCGGACTTCCTGAACTCCAGCACCACGTTGTGCCACGAAGCCGAGCCGTACTGCGCCGCGTTCCGGCTCGACCGCAAGATCATCGCTTCCGTCTGCCTACACCGATTCGAAGACGGGCGGCATGTCGTCCTCAGCCCCTGCGGCATCTGCCGTGAACGACTCGCAGGCCATGGCCCTGATGTTCTGGTCGCAGTGCCACACAGCTCGGACGGCTCCGAGATCCACTGGATCACTCTCAGAGTGGCGCTCCCCCACTACTGGCTCACCGTGATTCCGGAAGAGGCCTCCGCCTGGGTCCAGAACAACGTGGATTCGTAA
- a CDS encoding TetR/AcrR family transcriptional regulator has protein sequence MSTSPAPITRRTPRSEVRDRLLRAASTVFAERGFAGATMQQVAAAAGFTTGALYSNFGSKDDLFFELFDREVTGRIAAVREILGQADLTVIDEARVLEAGQQLTAAMQQSREWQLLFTEFWLRATRDAQLRERWVEKRRDYLQQLTELADEAVTGWGADTTVSSRTLMLTMLALNNGLAIEELADPGSVPADTIGTVLVRLLGLQSPTA, from the coding sequence ATGAGCACATCCCCAGCCCCCATCACCCGTCGGACGCCCCGCTCCGAGGTCCGCGACCGGCTCCTGCGAGCGGCCTCCACGGTGTTCGCCGAACGCGGCTTCGCCGGAGCCACGATGCAACAGGTCGCCGCCGCAGCCGGGTTCACCACCGGCGCGCTCTACTCCAACTTCGGGAGCAAGGACGACCTCTTCTTCGAGCTCTTCGACCGGGAGGTGACAGGCCGCATCGCAGCAGTGCGAGAGATCCTCGGCCAGGCCGACCTCACCGTCATCGACGAGGCGAGGGTACTCGAAGCCGGTCAGCAACTGACCGCCGCGATGCAGCAGAGCCGCGAATGGCAGTTGTTGTTCACCGAGTTCTGGCTTCGCGCCACCCGTGACGCCCAGCTACGCGAGCGCTGGGTCGAAAAGCGCCGCGACTACCTCCAACAACTGACCGAGCTGGCCGACGAAGCGGTCACTGGCTGGGGCGCAGACACGACCGTCTCCTCGCGCACTCTCATGCTCACCATGCTGGCGCTGAACAACGGCCTCGCCATCGAAGAGCTCGCCGATCCGGGCAGCGTTCCGGCCGACACGATCGGGACCGTTCTGGTCCGACTGCTGGGTCTCCAGTCCCCCACTGCGTGA
- a CDS encoding alpha/beta fold hydrolase, translated as MTTKSTASPGRWRVGSLAGHLTGRTGAEPATGGAGTVMSIDGVDLHVRADGPIGGPALLMLHGFGASTAWFDQVVDRLPECRITRVDLLGHGGSARPASGYDPESQGRLYARLLSELDLDGVTVVGHSMGSLFGVATAEHSTRVSRLVLMGEGPDTSTGTLPPGEWVIHRPRIGPVVQQHGPAFVTERVVRRAFAPGFDMAKAFANPNQGLDDARSLNHPAFTESIQRRKAWTDQLGLDARLDDLALPALVIFGREDRFYDVDASLARYRAVRTITTTVLEHVGHTPMIEAPDRIVELIREFLSPGEKL; from the coding sequence TTGACCACCAAGAGCACAGCGTCGCCCGGGCGGTGGCGTGTCGGCAGCCTGGCTGGCCACCTGACCGGTCGTACCGGCGCGGAGCCGGCAACGGGCGGCGCGGGAACGGTCATGTCCATCGATGGCGTCGACCTGCACGTCCGAGCGGACGGTCCAATCGGCGGCCCGGCACTCCTGATGCTGCACGGCTTCGGCGCCTCCACCGCATGGTTCGACCAAGTCGTTGACCGCCTGCCGGAATGCCGGATCACCCGGGTCGACCTCCTCGGACACGGCGGTTCTGCACGACCCGCGTCCGGCTACGACCCCGAGAGCCAAGGTCGGCTCTATGCGCGTCTTCTCTCCGAGCTGGACCTGGACGGCGTCACGGTTGTCGGCCACTCGATGGGCAGCCTCTTCGGCGTGGCCACCGCCGAGCACAGCACCCGCGTCAGCCGGCTGGTGCTGATGGGCGAAGGGCCCGACACGAGCACCGGAACGCTGCCACCAGGCGAGTGGGTGATCCATCGCCCGCGGATCGGCCCTGTCGTGCAGCAACATGGCCCTGCGTTCGTCACTGAACGCGTGGTCCGGCGAGCATTCGCACCGGGCTTCGACATGGCCAAGGCCTTCGCCAACCCGAACCAGGGCCTCGATGACGCCCGCAGCCTGAATCACCCCGCCTTCACCGAATCCATACAGCGGCGGAAGGCGTGGACCGACCAGCTAGGGCTGGACGCGCGGCTGGACGATCTCGCACTGCCGGCGCTGGTCATCTTCGGCCGAGAGGACCGCTTCTACGACGTGGATGCCTCCCTGGCCCGCTACCGGGCAGTGCGAACGATCACGACCACGGTCCTCGAGCACGTGGGACACACGCCGATGATCGAGGCACCCGACCGCATCGTTGAACTGATCCGCGAGTTCCTCTCCCCCGGTGAGAAGCTGTAA
- a CDS encoding AzlC family ABC transporter permease: MTRAPDGDARPSFLSGLRLGVPFALVGFVLSLSFAVLARQAGFSVAQAIVTSVIVFAGSAQFAMLSVVAGGGGVPAALAVAGLMNSRFLAMGIALAPSLPGGPVKRAAQGQAVVDASWALANRGDGTFDRWLLFGTTAPQYLTWTLGSAVGAVFGDALGDPDRLGLDAIYPTFFLALLIAEMRDRTTRWVGVGGGLLALALVPVAPPGIPVLAASAVALVGLARRPA, from the coding sequence GTGACCAGAGCACCTGATGGCGATGCCCGCCCTTCATTTCTGTCGGGGTTGCGGCTGGGGGTGCCGTTCGCGCTGGTGGGCTTCGTGTTGAGCCTCTCCTTCGCCGTGCTCGCCCGGCAGGCCGGATTCAGCGTCGCGCAGGCGATCGTCACCTCGGTGATCGTGTTCGCTGGCTCTGCCCAGTTCGCGATGCTGTCAGTGGTCGCGGGCGGTGGCGGGGTGCCCGCTGCGCTCGCTGTGGCCGGTCTGATGAACTCGCGCTTTCTGGCGATGGGGATCGCGCTGGCGCCGTCGCTGCCCGGGGGTCCCGTGAAACGAGCCGCTCAGGGGCAGGCGGTCGTCGACGCCTCTTGGGCGCTTGCCAACCGCGGCGACGGCACCTTCGACAGATGGTTGCTGTTCGGCACGACCGCGCCGCAGTACCTCACCTGGACGCTCGGCTCCGCGGTCGGCGCCGTGTTCGGTGACGCCCTGGGCGACCCGGACCGGCTCGGGCTCGACGCGATCTACCCGACCTTCTTTCTTGCGCTGCTCATCGCCGAGATGCGCGATCGCACCACCCGTTGGGTCGGGGTGGGCGGCGGACTGCTCGCGCTCGCGCTCGTGCCGGTCGCACCACCCGGCATACCTGTCCTCGCCGCGAGCGCGGTCGCTCTGGTCGGACTCGCCAGGCGGCCCGCATGA